The DNA window CGACATGGAGGCCGGACGCATCATCGACGACAAGGAAATCAAGGATCAACTCTCCGGCGGCCGGCCGTATGGCCAGTGGATCGAGAACCTGCGCATCCGCATCGACGACCTCGACCACCTCGGGCATCCGCAGGCATCGGTGCTGCCGCTGCTCGACCGTCAGCAGGCTTTCGGCTACACCCAGGAAGACCTCAAGTTCCTCATGGCCCCCATGGCCGAGAAGGGCGACGAAGCCGTGGGCTCGATGGGCAACGACGCCGCGCTGGCGGTGCTGTCCAACCGCGCCAAGCCGCTGTACAACTACTTCAAGCAGTTGTTCGCGCAAGTGACCAACCCGCCCATCGACTCGATCCGCGAGAACATGGTGATGTCGCTGGTGTCCTTCATCGGCCCGCGCCCCAACCTGCTGGACATCAACCAGGTCAACCCGCCCATGCGCCTGGAAGTCAGCCAGCCCGTGCTCGGCTACGACGACATGGCGCGGCTGCGCTCCATCGCCCAGCACACCGGCGGCAAGTTTCGCAGCTACGAAATCGACATCTGCTATCCGGTGGCCTGGGGGCAGGAAGGCATCGAAGCGCGCCTCGCCTCCATCTGCGCCGAGGCGGTGGATGCGCTCAAGAGCGGCCACAACATCCTCATCGTCACCGACCGCAATGTGAGCGCCGAACGCGTCGCCATTCCGGCGCTGCTGGCCATGAGCGCGGTGCACCAGCACCTCATCGCCCATGGCTTGCGCACCCAGACCGGCTTGGTGGTGGAAACCGGCAGCGCCCGCGAAACCCATCATTTCGCCGTGCTCGCGGGCTACGGCGCCGAGGCCGTGCATCCGTATCTGGCGCTCGACACCATTGCCGAAATGGCGCGCGGTCTGCCGGGCGATCTCAGCGCCGACAAGGCCATTGACAACTACATCAAGGCCATCGGCAAGGGCTTGCAGAAGGTCATGTCCAAGATGGGCATTTCCACCTACATGAGCTATTGCGGGGCGCAGATTTTCGAGGCCATCGGCCTGTCGCGCGCCTTGGTGGACAAGTACTTCACCGGCACCACCAGCCAGGTGGACGGCATCGGCGTGTTCGAGGTGGCGCAGGAAGCGCTGCGCATGCACCGCGACGCCTTCGGCGACAACCCGGTGCTGGCCACGATGCTCGACACGGGCGGCGACTATGCCTGGCGCACGCGCGGCGAGGAGCATCTGTGGACGCCCGACGCCATCGCCAAGCTGCAGCATTCCACGCGCTCGAACAACTTCAACACCTACAAGGAATATGCCCAGTTGATCAACGACCAGTCGCGCCGCATGCTCACGCTGCGCGGGCTGTTCGAGTTCAAGCTCGACCCGGCGAAGGCCATCGCCATCGAGGAAGTGGAGCCGGCGTCCGAGATCGTCAAACGCTTCGCCACCGGCGCCATGTCGCTGGGCTCCATTTCCACCGAAGCCCATGCCACGCTGGCGGTGGCGATGAACCGCATCGGCGGCAAGAGCAACACCGGCGAGGGCGGCGAAGATCCGCTGCGCTACCGCCCGGAAATGCGCACGGGTTCAGCCGGCATCCAGGACGGCGACACCCTGGGCAGCGTGCTCGGCGTCGAGCGCGTGGTGAGCGACATCCCGCTCAAGGCTGGCGATTCGCTGCGTTCCAAGATCAAGCAGGTGGCGTCGGGCCGCTTCGGCGTCACCGCCGAGTACCTGACTTCGGCGGATCAGATCCAGATCAAGATGGCACAGGGCGCCAAGCCCGGCGAGGGCGGCCAACTGCCCGGCGGCAAGGTGTCCGAGTACATCGGCATGCTGCGTTACTCGGTGCCGGGGGTGGGCCTCATTTCGCCGCCGCCGCACCATGACATTTACTCCATTGAAGACCTGGCGCAGCTCATCCACGACCTGAAGAATGCCAACGCGCGCGCCTCCATCAGCGTCAAGCTGGTGTCCGAGTCCGGGGTGGGCACGGTGGCCGCCGGCGTGGCCAAGGCCAAGGCCGACCATGTGGTCATCGCCGGGCACGACGGCGGCACCGGCGCTTCGCCGCTCTCGAGCATCAAGCACGCCGGCACGCCCTGGGAGATCGGCCTGGCCGAAACCCAGCAGACCCTGGTGCTCAACCGCCTGCGCGGGCGCATCCGGGTGCAGGTGGACGGCCAGCTCAAGACCGGGCGCGACGTGGTGATCGGCGCGCTGCTGGGCGCCGACGAATTCGGCTTCGCCACCGCGCCGCTGGTGGTCGAGGGCTGCATCATGATGCGCAAATGCCACCTCAACACCTGTCCGGTGGGCGTGGCTACGCAAGATCCGGCGCTGCGCAAGAAGTTTTCCGGCAAACCCGAGCATGTGGTGAACTACTTCTTCTTCGTCGCCGAGGAAGTGCGCTCCATCATGGCGCAACTGGGCGTGCGCAAGTTCGAAGATCTCGTGGGCCGCGCCGACCTGCTCGACGCCCGTCCCGGCATCAGCCACTGGAAGGCGCGCGGGCTGGATTTCTCCCGCGTGTTCCACATGCCGGCCGTGCCTGCCGACGTCGCCCGCCGCCAGGTCGAGGAGCAGGACCACGGTCTGGCCAAGGCTCTCGACCATGTGCTGATCGAACGTGCCCGGCCGGCGCTGGAGCGCGGTGAAAAAGTGCAGTTCATCCAGAACGTGCGCAACGTCAACCGTACCGTCGGGGCCATGCTCTCCGGCGAGGTGGCAAGGCGCTACGGCCACGACGGCCTGCCCGACGACACCATCCACATCCAGATGGAAGGCACCGGCGGCCAGAGCTTCGGCGCCTTCCTGGCGCGCGGCATCACCATGTACCTCATTGGCGACGCCAACGACTACACCGGCAAAGGCTTGTCGGGCGGGCGCATCGTCGTGCGGCCGACCATCGAGTTCCGTGGCGAGGCGCAGAACAACATCATCGTCGGCAACACCGTGCTCTACGGCGCGATCGAAGGCGAGGCTTTCTTCCGCGGCGTGGCGGGCGAACGCTTCGCCGTGCGCAACTCCGGCGCCACCGCCGTGGTGGAAGGCATCGGCGACCACGGTTGCGAGTACATGACCGGAGGCACCGTGGCGGTGCTGGGCGAGACCGGGCGCAACTTCGCCGCCGGCATGAGCGGCGGCGTGGCCTACGTGTACGACATCGACGGTCAATTTGGCCGCCGCTGCAATGCGTCCATGGTGGCGCTGGACAAAGTGCTGCCCGCCGCCGAGCAGAAGGCGCAACTTGCCGAAGCCCTATGGCACCGTGGCCAGAGCGACGAAGCGCAACTGCGCAAGATGCTGCAAGACCACCACCGCTGGACCGGATCCTTGCGCGCACGCGAACTGCTCGACAAATGGGAAGAGTCGCGCGGCCGCTTCGTCAAGGTGTTCCCACACGAGTACAAGCGTGCACTGGGCGAAATGGCTGCGAAGCGCGAGGCGCAGGCCGCCACGGCCAGGGCCAAGGCGCCCGCAGGCAACGCGAGCGTGCCAGCCAAGTGATCGAGCAGGCTTCTCCCCACCCCAACCCTCCCCACATGTGGGGAGGGGATCAACTCCTCCCCCACGCAGTGGGGGAGGCCGGGAGGGGGCGGCCGCGGACCGACGACCAATCAGGCATTCACCGATAAGCCCGCGCATTCCGGGCATCGCAGACCAAGGACAGATCATGGGAAAAGTCACCGGATTCATGGAGTTCGAGCGCCAGGAAGAGCGCTGCGAGCCGCCTGTCGCCCGCCTCAAGCACTGGAAGGAGTTCGTGCGCGGACTGCCCGACGACAAGGCCAAGACCCAGGCCGGGCGCTGCATGGACTGCGGCATTCCGTTCTGCAACAACGGCTGCCCGGTGAACAACATCATCCCCGACTTCAACGATCTGGTGTGGCAGGGCGACTGGCGCAACGCGCTCGACGTGCTGCATTCCACCAACAACTTCCCCGAGTTCACCGGCCGCATCTGCCCCGCGCCGTGCGAGACCGCCTGCACCCTGGGCATCAACGAGGCCCCGGTGGGCATCAAGTCGGTGGAGCACGCCATCATCGACAAAGGCTGGGAGATGGGCTGGGTGCAGCCGCAGCCGCCCGCGCACAAGACCGGCAAGCGCGTCGCCGTGGTTGGCTCCGGCCCTGCCGGACTGGCAGCGGCGCAGCAGTTGGCGCGCGCCGGGCACGAGGTCGCGGTGTTCGAAAAGAACGACCGCATCGGCGGCCTGCTGCGCTATGGCATTCCCGACTTCAAGATGGAGAAGCACCACATCGATCGCCGCGTCGCGCAAATGCAGGCCGAAGGCGTGAGTTTCCGCACCAGCGTGCTGGTGGCTGACATGCCGAAGGACGGTCCCGGCGCGACCGTGGCCAACTGGGCCAAAGACAGCATCAGCCCGGCGCAACTGCAGGCGGAGTTCGACGCCGTGCTGCTGGCCGGTGGTGCCGAGCACCCGCGCGACCTGCCGGTGCCCGGGCGCGAACTCGATGGCATTCACTTCGCCATGGAATTCCTGCCGCTGCAAAACAAGGTGAACGCGGGCGACAAGCTCAAGGGCCAGCTCATGGCCACGGGCAAGCATGTGGTGGTCATCGGCGGTGGCGACACCGGCTCCGACTGTGTCGGCACCAGCAACCGCCACGGCGCCGCCAGCGTGACGCAGTTCGAAGTCATGCCGCAGCCGCCCGAGCAAGAGAACAAGCCGCTGGTCTGGCCCTATTGGCCCATCAAGCTGCGCACCTCCAGCAGCCACGAAGAAGGTTGCTCGCGCGACTGGTCGGTGGCGACCAAGGCCTTCGTCGCCGGCACCGGCAAAGACAAGAACAAGGTCAAGTCCATCACCGCCTGCCGCGTGGAATGGAAAGACGGACGCATGCAGGAAGTGCCCGGCAGCGAGTTCACCATGCAGGCCGATCTGGTGCTGCTGGCGATGGGTTTCGTCCATCCGCTGGGCAGCGTGCTCGAGGCCTTCGGCATCGACAAGGACGCGCGCGGCAACGCCAAGGCGAGTACCGAAGACGATGGCGGCTACGCCACCAACGTGCCCAAGGTGTTTGCCGCGGGCGATATGCGGCGCGGGCAGAGCCTGGTGGTGTGGGCGATCCGCGAAGGCCGTCAGGCCGCCCGCGAGGTCGACCGCGTCCTCATGGGCTCGACCGAGTTGCCGCGATGAGCGTTCGCACGGCCTTCGCGGATCGCCCATGCGGGCGCATGGTGGAACGCGGCCCCAGCCGGTCCGCGTGGCGCGAAGGCCGCCAGGCCGCCCGCGAGGTCGACCGCGTCCTCATGGGCAGCACGGAGTTGCCGCGCTGAGCCGAAGCACGAAGCGAGCGACAAAGGTGGCATGAGGTCAGACATAACCGACATCCACGGCCCGCCCCAGTTTCCCGGGCGCGACCCGCAGGACATGCTGGAGGCCACGCTGGCCACCCGGCCGGCGGGCGATCTGTGGGTGTTCGGCTACGGCTCGCTGATCTGGAACCCAGAAATCGCGCACGCGGAAATTCGCCCCGCGCGGGTGTGGGGCTGGCGTCGCACCTTGCGCATGTGGTCACGCATCAACCGCGGCACCGAGCAGGAGCCCGGCCTGGTGTTCGCACTCATGGCCGGAGGTTCCTGCAGCGGCATCGCCCTGCGCGTGCCGCAGGCCCGCGCCGAACGCGAACTGCGCCTGCTGTGGAAGCGCGAAATGCCCCGCGCCGTGTACGACCCGCGCTGGCTGCGCTGCCATACGCCACACGGCCCGGTGCAGGCGCTGGCCTTCACCCTGGACCGCACCAGCCCCAGCTACACCGGCGAACTCGACGACGACCAGCTTCTCGCCATCCTGCGCGACTGCCGTGGGCGCTACGGCACCACCCTCGACTACATTGCGCGCACCGCGCACGCCCTGCGCAAGATCGGCATTCGCGACGCCGAAATCGAACGCATCATGGATCTGGCAGGGCGTTGCAAGCTGGTTTGACGGGGCTTTGGGCGCGCGTACGGCCCATTGATCCGTGTTCGCCACACGCCTTGCCTTGGCCTATGCTGACTGGCTTTCCCACCGGCCCCGCCCATGACCACCACCGAACATTTCATCCCCGGCAAGGACGCTTCGCTCGAACACTCCATCACGACGCTGCGCGGCAGGCTGGCGGGGCTGGGGTTTCACATCGAAGAGCGGTCCTGGCTCAATCCGGTCGAGGGGGTGTGGTCGGTGCATGTGCGCGACCATGACTGCGCGCTGCTGTTCTCCAACGGCAAGGGCGCGTCGGAGCTGGCGGCGCGGGCGAGTGCGCTGGGGGAGTTTTTCGAGCGCTTGTCGACCAACTATTTCTGGACGCATTTTTATCTGGGCGATGCCATCGCCCACCGCGCCTATGTGCATGCCCCGGACGAGCGCTGGTTCGTGCTGCACGGCGATGCCTGGCCCGAGGGCTTGCTCAACCCCGAACTGCAGGCCTTCTACAACCCCGACGACGCGGTGCGCGCCGAACAGCTCGTCGACCTCAACTCCGGCAACGTGGCGCGCGGCATTTGCGCGCTGCCCTACCAGCGCCTGGCCGACGGCACGATCGCCTACTTTCCGGTCAACCTCATCGGCAATCTGTATGTGAGCAACGGCATGTCGGCGGGCAATACCTTGATGGAGGCGCGCACCCAGGCGCTGTCGGAAATTTTCGAGCGCCATGTGAAGTTCCGCATCATCAAGGAAGCGCTGTGCCTGCCAGACGTGCCCGAGGCCGTCATCGCGCGCTACCCGCACATCGCCGCCGGCATCCGCGGCCTGCGCGGCGCGGGCTTCGGCATCGTGGTGAAAGATGCCTCGCTCGGCGGGCGCTACCCGGTGATGAACGTGACCCTGCTGCACCCCGGCGACCAGGGTTGCTTCGCCAGTTTTGGCGCACATCCGCGCTTCGAGATTGCGCTGGAACGCGCTTTGACCGAGCTGCTGCAAGGCCGCGCGCTCGATGCGCTGGCCGGCTTCCCGGCCCCCGGTTTCGACACCGCCGAGATTGCCGATCCGCAGAACCTGGAAATTCACTTCGTCGATTCCAGCGGCGTGCTGTCGTGGGAGTTCTTGCGCGGCACGCCCGACTTCGACTTTGCCGACTGGAATTTCAGCACCACGACCGAGGCGGACTACCACTGGTCGGTGACTGCCCTGCATGCCGAAGGCCACCAGATCTACATCGCCGATTTCACCCATCTCGGCGTCTACGCCTGCCGCATTCTGGTGCCCGGCGTGTCGGAAATTTATCCGGTGGACGAGCTGGAATACGAGAACAACAGCATCGGCAACCTGGTGCGCGGCGACATCGCCCGCCTGCCGGAATTGTCGGGCGAGGCATGCGTCGATCTCTATGACCGCATCGTCGCACTGGAACTGGCCGACGAGCGGCCGGTCAGCGTGCTCATCGGCCTCGCCCCCGACCCCGACTCCGCCTGGGTCGGGCTCAAGATCGGCGAACTCAAGCTGCTGCTGGCGCTGGCCAGTGGCGACGACGATGCCATTCTCGAAGGCTGTGCCTGGATCGCCCAGTACGGGCAGCGCAGCCCGGCGCGGCTGAAAGTCTTCCGCTGCATCGCCGACCTGCTCAAGCTGCAAGATGCAACACCCTATGAGCCCGCGCTGCGCCTGCTCTATGGCGCAGGCACCCTCGACCTCGCGCTGGCGCTGCTCAATCAGCAGCAACGCTTCTGGGACCTGAACGCCCTGGGCGCCGACTTCGAAGCCAGCGCCAGCCACACCAAGCTGCTGGCGGCCTACCGCAAGGTGCGCGGCTGAGCTTGCGCTCTGGCTTGGTGCGATGACCTCGCATCAAAACGGCGAAGCATGTGCTGTTTGCTTCATCCGAAAGTAACCACCGACCGATTGAGCAGCGTGATGAATGCTGGGCGTCAGCCGCGCGAGGCCGAAGGACTCAGGCCCTGTGGGCCCAGTTGACGCCACGCTCGCCGCAATTGCGTATCCGAGCTGAATCCCGCCAATTCCGCGGCACGCCCCACGCTCGCCCCGGCTTTGAGCGCGGCCTCTGCCGTGGTGATCCGGATGCGCCGCAGGTACTGCAGCGGTGCAATCCCGGCCTGCTCTGCGAAGATGCGGCTGAGGTGACGTGGCGAGGTGCAGGCCACGCGGGCCATGTCCGCCACGCTCCAGGCGGCTTGCGGCTGTTGGCAGATCGCGTCCTGCACACGGTGCAGCGCAGGATGCAAATGACCGCGATGCGACAGGAAGGGCGACAACTCCGGGTCTGAGGGGCCGCGGCGCAGCGCCACGACCATGGACTCGGCCACTTTGGCGGCCACCACGGGTCCGCAAACCCCCGCAATGCGATGCAGCATCAGGTCGATGCCGGTGGTGACGCCGGCGCTGCTGCAGATGGCGCCGCTGCTGATGAACACGCGGTTGCTCAGCACATGGCAGTCGGGCGCGGCGGCCTGCAACTCGGCCAGATGGTGGTGGTGTGTCGTCGCCTCGGCTCCGGCGAGCAGGCCGGCATGTGCCGCCAGCACGCTGCCGGCGCAGATGCAGACCAGCTCCAATCGGCTCGGCTGCAATCGCAATCGACGCAGCCAGTGCAAGGTGGCTCGGCTGTGTGCGCTGCGAATGTCGATGGTCGTCCCCGGCTGCCCGAGCAGCACCACCCAGGCGGGGGGCGCCCCGTCCACCACGCTGAGATCGGGCAGGGGCTTGATGTCGCGCAGCCCGAGCCCGACC is part of the Thiomonas sp. X19 genome and encodes:
- a CDS encoding glutamate synthase-related protein, translated to MSTPQSEISDLARNGLYSPSNEHDACGVGFVAHIKGMKSHDIVQNGLLILKNLDHRGAVGADKLMGDGAGILIQIPDAFYRAEMAAQGVELPPYGEYGVGMIFLPREQASRLACEQEIERAVRAEGQVLLGWRDVPVDADMPMSPMVRAKEPVIRQVFVGRGPDVMVTDALERKLFVIRKTASHAIQQLALRHGKEYFVPSMSARTVVYKGLLLADQVGEYYKDLKDPRVVSALALVHQRFSTNTFPEWPLAHPYRLVAHNGEINTVKGNYNWMRAREGAVSSPVLGNDLQKLWPLIYPGQSDTASFDNCLELLLMAGYPLSHAMMMMIPEAWEQHALMDPRRRAFYEYHAAMMEPWDGPAAIAFTDGRQIGATLDRNGLRPARYIVTDDDLVIMASESGVLPIPESHIVKKWRLQPGKMFLIDMEAGRIIDDKEIKDQLSGGRPYGQWIENLRIRIDDLDHLGHPQASVLPLLDRQQAFGYTQEDLKFLMAPMAEKGDEAVGSMGNDAALAVLSNRAKPLYNYFKQLFAQVTNPPIDSIRENMVMSLVSFIGPRPNLLDINQVNPPMRLEVSQPVLGYDDMARLRSIAQHTGGKFRSYEIDICYPVAWGQEGIEARLASICAEAVDALKSGHNILIVTDRNVSAERVAIPALLAMSAVHQHLIAHGLRTQTGLVVETGSARETHHFAVLAGYGAEAVHPYLALDTIAEMARGLPGDLSADKAIDNYIKAIGKGLQKVMSKMGISTYMSYCGAQIFEAIGLSRALVDKYFTGTTSQVDGIGVFEVAQEALRMHRDAFGDNPVLATMLDTGGDYAWRTRGEEHLWTPDAIAKLQHSTRSNNFNTYKEYAQLINDQSRRMLTLRGLFEFKLDPAKAIAIEEVEPASEIVKRFATGAMSLGSISTEAHATLAVAMNRIGGKSNTGEGGEDPLRYRPEMRTGSAGIQDGDTLGSVLGVERVVSDIPLKAGDSLRSKIKQVASGRFGVTAEYLTSADQIQIKMAQGAKPGEGGQLPGGKVSEYIGMLRYSVPGVGLISPPPHHDIYSIEDLAQLIHDLKNANARASISVKLVSESGVGTVAAGVAKAKADHVVIAGHDGGTGASPLSSIKHAGTPWEIGLAETQQTLVLNRLRGRIRVQVDGQLKTGRDVVIGALLGADEFGFATAPLVVEGCIMMRKCHLNTCPVGVATQDPALRKKFSGKPEHVVNYFFFVAEEVRSIMAQLGVRKFEDLVGRADLLDARPGISHWKARGLDFSRVFHMPAVPADVARRQVEEQDHGLAKALDHVLIERARPALERGEKVQFIQNVRNVNRTVGAMLSGEVARRYGHDGLPDDTIHIQMEGTGGQSFGAFLARGITMYLIGDANDYTGKGLSGGRIVVRPTIEFRGEAQNNIIVGNTVLYGAIEGEAFFRGVAGERFAVRNSGATAVVEGIGDHGCEYMTGGTVAVLGETGRNFAAGMSGGVAYVYDIDGQFGRRCNASMVALDKVLPAAEQKAQLAEALWHRGQSDEAQLRKMLQDHHRWTGSLRARELLDKWEESRGRFVKVFPHEYKRALGEMAAKREAQAATARAKAPAGNASVPAK
- a CDS encoding glutamate synthase subunit beta — translated: MGKVTGFMEFERQEERCEPPVARLKHWKEFVRGLPDDKAKTQAGRCMDCGIPFCNNGCPVNNIIPDFNDLVWQGDWRNALDVLHSTNNFPEFTGRICPAPCETACTLGINEAPVGIKSVEHAIIDKGWEMGWVQPQPPAHKTGKRVAVVGSGPAGLAAAQQLARAGHEVAVFEKNDRIGGLLRYGIPDFKMEKHHIDRRVAQMQAEGVSFRTSVLVADMPKDGPGATVANWAKDSISPAQLQAEFDAVLLAGGAEHPRDLPVPGRELDGIHFAMEFLPLQNKVNAGDKLKGQLMATGKHVVVIGGGDTGSDCVGTSNRHGAASVTQFEVMPQPPEQENKPLVWPYWPIKLRTSSSHEEGCSRDWSVATKAFVAGTGKDKNKVKSITACRVEWKDGRMQEVPGSEFTMQADLVLLAMGFVHPLGSVLEAFGIDKDARGNAKASTEDDGGYATNVPKVFAAGDMRRGQSLVVWAIREGRQAAREVDRVLMGSTELPR
- a CDS encoding gamma-glutamylcyclotransferase, which codes for MRSDITDIHGPPQFPGRDPQDMLEATLATRPAGDLWVFGYGSLIWNPEIAHAEIRPARVWGWRRTLRMWSRINRGTEQEPGLVFALMAGGSCSGIALRVPQARAERELRLLWKREMPRAVYDPRWLRCHTPHGPVQALAFTLDRTSPSYTGELDDDQLLAILRDCRGRYGTTLDYIARTAHALRKIGIRDAEIERIMDLAGRCKLV
- the ycaO gene encoding 30S ribosomal protein S12 methylthiotransferase accessory factor YcaO; the encoded protein is MTTTEHFIPGKDASLEHSITTLRGRLAGLGFHIEERSWLNPVEGVWSVHVRDHDCALLFSNGKGASELAARASALGEFFERLSTNYFWTHFYLGDAIAHRAYVHAPDERWFVLHGDAWPEGLLNPELQAFYNPDDAVRAEQLVDLNSGNVARGICALPYQRLADGTIAYFPVNLIGNLYVSNGMSAGNTLMEARTQALSEIFERHVKFRIIKEALCLPDVPEAVIARYPHIAAGIRGLRGAGFGIVVKDASLGGRYPVMNVTLLHPGDQGCFASFGAHPRFEIALERALTELLQGRALDALAGFPAPGFDTAEIADPQNLEIHFVDSSGVLSWEFLRGTPDFDFADWNFSTTTEADYHWSVTALHAEGHQIYIADFTHLGVYACRILVPGVSEIYPVDELEYENNSIGNLVRGDIARLPELSGEACVDLYDRIVALELADERPVSVLIGLAPDPDSAWVGLKIGELKLLLALASGDDDAILEGCAWIAQYGQRSPARLKVFRCIADLLKLQDATPYEPALRLLYGAGTLDLALALLNQQQRFWDLNALGADFEASASHTKLLAAYRKVRG
- a CDS encoding GlxA family transcriptional regulator yields the protein MTAPIRVLFVMLPNSLALDWAGPAEALRTANQVLLGLKQPPSFQLEFIGPVSDPISSVGLGLRDIKPLPDLSVVDGAPPAWVVLLGQPGTTIDIRSAHSRATLHWLRRLRLQPSRLELVCICAGSVLAAHAGLLAGAEATTHHHHLAELQAAAPDCHVLSNRVFISSGAICSSAGVTTGIDLMLHRIAGVCGPVVAAKVAESMVVALRRGPSDPELSPFLSHRGHLHPALHRVQDAICQQPQAAWSVADMARVACTSPRHLSRIFAEQAGIAPLQYLRRIRITTAEAALKAGASVGRAAELAGFSSDTQLRRAWRQLGPQGLSPSASRG